DNA sequence from the Verrucomicrobiota bacterium genome:
TACGGGTATGCGCCTCGCTCGCGTCTCGCCAGCCGCCCAAAATCCTGCGCGCCTTCGTCTCAGCTTGAAAGCTCATTGGAATAACCTCCGCCTATGACGCAAAATAAACCTTCGCCCTCCGTTTTGGGTTGCCGTGCCAGTCTCCTTGCTGCGGGATGTTCCCGCCGGGATTTTATCCGTTGGAGTGGCACCTTGGCGGCGGCGCTACCGTTTGGCCTGTCACCGATGGCTGCCCGGGCGGCAGACTCCGTGACGAAGACAGCGGGCACAACTCCGGTGGCCATCGTGGGCTGCCAGGGTTACGGCCCGGAGGTGCGCACCGCACTGAAACAATCCTTCGACCTGTTGGGCGGGATTGGTTCGCTGGTGAAAGCCAAAACCGTTACCGTAAAGCTGAATCTAACCGGCACCGATTTCACCCCGGTTTTCAAACGACCGGTGGGCGAAAGTTACATGACCCATTTTTCCACCGCGCTGGCCCTGACCGGCTTGCTGATCGAGGCCGGCGCACGACGGGTGCGCCTGGTGGAATCCACCCAGAGCAAGGCCAGGCTGGAGACGACGCTGGAGCTGGGCGATTGGGATGTCAACCAGTTGCGCGCGCTGGGCCGTGTGGAATTTGAGAACACGCGCAATCTTGGCCTGGGCAAAGCGTATGCCGAATTCAAAGTGCCCGGCGGCGGGCGGATGTTCGCCAGCTTTCAACTGAATCACGCGTATGACGAGACGGACGTGCTGGTCTCGCTTTGCAAGCTCAAGCAACATTACACCGCCGGCGTGACGCTCTCGATGAAGAACCTGTTTGGCATCACGCCCAACGCCCTCTACGGCAGCGGGGCGGGCAGCGAGGACGCCACGGAAGGCCGGGACTTCCTGCACTCACCGATCGGCCTGCCGCGCCGGATTGATCCGCCCGGCTTCAAGTTCAAGCCGGGCAAGGAACCGTTGAATCCGGGGGAACGCATCCCGCGCATCATCACGGACCTGTGCGCGGCGCGGCCGATTCACCTGGCCATCATTGACGGCATCACGTCCATGAGCGGCGCGGAAGGACCTTGGAGTACCGAGATAAAATTCACCAAGCCGGGCGTGCTTATTGCGGGTTTGGATCCGGTTGCCACCGATGCGGTGGGCACCGCCGTCATGGGTTTTGCCAACCCGCGCGCC
Encoded proteins:
- a CDS encoding DUF362 domain-containing protein, translated to MTQNKPSPSVLGCRASLLAAGCSRRDFIRWSGTLAAALPFGLSPMAARAADSVTKTAGTTPVAIVGCQGYGPEVRTALKQSFDLLGGIGSLVKAKTVTVKLNLTGTDFTPVFKRPVGESYMTHFSTALALTGLLIEAGARRVRLVESTQSKARLETTLELGDWDVNQLRALGRVEFENTRNLGLGKAYAEFKVPGGGRMFASFQLNHAYDETDVLVSLCKLKQHYTAGVTLSMKNLFGITPNALYGSGAGSEDATEGRDFLHSPIGLPRRIDPPGFKFKPGKEPLNPGERIPRIITDLCAARPIHLAIIDGITSMSGAEGPWSTEIKFTKPGVLIAGLDPVATDAVGTAVMGFANPRAPLGVEPFGNCENHLLLAEQAGLGTADLARIDVRGLTLAKARYPYPPLNLHM